One genomic region from Podarcis raffonei isolate rPodRaf1 chromosome 16, rPodRaf1.pri, whole genome shotgun sequence encodes:
- the LOC128403855 gene encoding V-type proton ATPase catalytic subunit A-like, with protein MEFSKLPKIGDAEKESEMGFVHGVSGPVVIACKMAGAAMYELVRVGHFELVGEIIRLEGDLATIQVYEETSGVCVGDPVLRTGKPLSVELGPGIMGSIFDGIQRPLKDITELTKSIYIPRGINISALSKDLKWEFSPSPNIRVGSHVTGGDIYGTVRENSLIKHMIMVPPRCRGTVTHVAPAGQYDTSDVVLELDFEGVKEKLTMVQVWPVRQIRPVSEKLPANHPLLTGQRVLDALFPCVQGGTTAIPGAFGCGKTVISQSLSKYSNSDVIIYVGCGERGNEMSEVLRDFPELTMEVDGKTETIMKRTSLVANTSNMPVAAREASIYTGITLSEYFRDMGYHVSMMADSTSRWAEALREISGRLAEMPADSGYPAYLGARLASFYERAGRVKCLGSPEREGSVSIVGAVSPPGGDFSDPVTSATLGIVQVFWGLDKKLAQRKHFPSVNWLISYSKYMRALDEHYERHYPEFVSLRTKAKEILQEEEDLAEIVQLVGKASLAETDKITLEVAKLIKDDFLQQNGYSSYDRFCPFYKTVGMLQNMIGFYELARHAVESTAQSEHKITWAVIRENLGEIMYKLSSMKFKDPGKDGEANIKAYYAQLSEEMQNAFRNLED; from the exons ATGGAGTTCTCCAAACTTCCGAAGATTGGGGATGCAGAGAAGGAGAGTGAGATGGGATTTGTGCACGGTGTCTCTGGACCAG tgGTGATTGCCTGCAAGATGGCTGGAGCTGCCATGTATGAGCTGGTGCGTGTCGGACACTTTGAGCTGGTGGGCGAAATAATCCGTCTGGAGGGTGATTTGGCTACCATCCAAGTCTATGAGGAGACCT CGGGTGTTTGCGTGGGGGATCCCGTGCTGAGGACGGGGAAGCCGCTCTCGGTGGAGCTTGGCCCAGGCATCATGGGGTCCATCTTTGACGGGATCCAGCGCCCCCTGAAAGACATCACAGAGCTCACCAAGAGCATCTACATCCCCCGGGGCATCAACATCTCGGCTTTGTCCAAGGACCTGAAATGGGAGTTCAGTCCCAGTCCAAACATCCGG GTTGGGAGCCATGTAACTGGCGGCGATATTTACGGAACAGTGCGCGAAAACTCCCTCATCAAGCATATGATCATGGTGCCCCCCAGGTGCCGGGGCACAGTCACCCACGTTGCTCCGGCTGGGCAGTATGATACTTCG GATGTGGTGTTGGAACTCGACTTTGAGGGAGTGAAGGAGAAACTCACGATGGTGCAGGTGTGGCCCGTCCGGCAGATCCGTCCCGTGTCAGAGAAGCTCCCGGCCAATCATCCGCTGCTGACTGGCCAGAGGGTCCTGGACGCCCTCTTCCC GTGTGTCCAAGGCGGGACCACAGCCATCCCAGGCGCCTTTGGCTGTGGCAAGACAGTCATCTCCCAGTCGCTGTCCAAGTATTCCAACAGCGATGTCATCATTTACGTGGGCTGCGGCGAGCGGGGCAACGAGATGTCTGAAGTGCTGAGGGACTTCCCTGAG CTGACGATGGAAGTGGACGGCAAGACGGAGACCATCATGAAGCGCACCTCGCTTGTCGCCAACACGTCCAACATGCCTGTGGCCGCACGAGAGGCCTCCATTTACACAG GGATCACACTCTCAGAGTACTTCCGTGACATGGGCTACCATGTAAGTATGATGGCCGACTCCACTTCCCGCTGGGCAGAGGCACTCCGTGAGATCTCTGGACGTTTGGCTGAAATGCCTGCAG ACAGCGGGTACCCGGCCTACTTGGGTGCCCGCCTGGCTTCCTTCTATGAACGGGCTGGGCGTGTGAAGTGCTTGGGGAGTCCAGAGCGGGAAGGGAGCGTCAGCATTGTTGGAGC GGTCTCCCCTCCTGGCGGTGACTTCTCTGACCCAGTCACCTCAGCAACGCTGGGGATCGTCCAG GTCTTCTGGGGGCTGGACAAGAAACTAGCTCAGCGAAAGCACTTCCCATCAGTGAACTGGCTGATCAGTTACAGCAAATACATGCGGGCCTTAGATGAACACTATGAGAGGCACTACCCGGAGTTCGTCTCCCTGCGCACTAAGGCCAAGGAGATCCTGCAAGAGGAGGAAGATCTGGCAGAGATTGTCCAGCTGGTTGGAAAG GCGTCTCTTGCTGAAACGGACAAGATCACCCTGGAGGTGGCCAAACTGATCAAGGATGACTTCCTGCAGCAAAACGGCTACTCTTCCTATGACAG GTTCTGCCCTTTCTACAAGACAGTAGGAATGCTCCAGAACATGATTGGCTTCTATGAGTTGGCCCGCCATGCAGTAGAGTCCACTGCTCAGTCCGAGCACAAAATCACCTGGGCTGTCATCCGCGAGAACCTTGGGGAGATCATGTACAAGCTGAGCTCCATGAAGTTCAAG GATCCAGGGAAGGACGGAGAGGCAAATATCAAAGCTTACTACGCCCAGCTTAGCGAGGAAATGCAGAATGCCTTCCGCAACTTGGAAGACTAA
- the KLHDC9 gene encoding kelch domain-containing protein 9 isoform X2, producing MTQPFLHAHTNLVKPGMAATGRSWEWRPVVCSDLLGRAFHSCNVVQGKLLIFGGLKSQETQEPPLGDVVAFDPSLQTVKRMAPECEHRRSHHEAVVLSDRFLCVVGGWDGSRRVSDVCCFDAERGQWERWAAGPSNQAPVGLSSHTCTKLTDHEARVVGREGGLRTQRRYASIFTLHLNPASKTYWYKEEESRTASRAGHSAMLLRETTPSGKSSGYNLVVFGGRDSADFDIAGHWGKSKIHVDSVHAPGLTENLSRLVSTEKGSRQGPKGLRHQSCTVVGPFAVIFGGETLSTGRDTICNDLYIHDTRSSPANWFHFSCSNRGQKRVGHCTCLCNDKLYLIGGFGADGKTPCPEICSLEFAL from the exons ATGACACAGCCAttcctgcatgcacacacaaatctg GTCAAACCTGGTATGGCAGCCACCGGCCGCAGCTGGGAGTGGAGGCCAGTGGTGTGCAGTGACCTCCTCGGCCGTGCATTCCACTCGTGCAATGTGGTGCAGGGCAAGCTCCTCATCTTTGGGGGCCTGAAGTCGCAGGAGACCCAGGAGCCGCCCCTTGGGGATGTGGTGGCCTTCGACCCCTCACTCCAGACGGTCAAAAGGATGGCTCCCGAATGCGAGCACCGCCGGAGCCACCATGAAGCTGTGGTTCTGTCTGACCGCTTCCTGTGCGTGGTGGGGGGCTGGGACGGCTCCCGCCGGGTCTCTGACGTGTGCTGCTTTGATGCCGAACGGGGGCAGTGGGAACGCTGGGCTGCGGGGCCCTCCAACCAGGCCCCCGTGGGGCTCAGCAGCCACACTTGCACTAAGCTCACGGACCATGAGGCACGGGTGGTGGGCCGCGAGGGCGGGCTGCGAACTCAGCGGCGCTACGCCAGCATCTTCACGTTGCATCTCAACCCTGCCAGCAAGACCTACTG GTACAAAGAAGAGGAATCGCGCACGGCCTCCCGGGCCGGCCATTCTGCCATGCTGCTGCGCGAAACCACCCCAAGCGGGAAGAGCAGTGGCTACAACCTGGTGGTCTTTGGAGGGCGTGACTCTGCTGACTTCGACATAGCTGGACACTGGGGGAAAAGCAAAATCCAT GTTGATTCTGTCCATGCTCCTGGGCTGACAGAGAATCTCTCTCGCTTGGTCAGCACTGAAAAGGGATCCCGGCAGGGTCCCAAGGGCCTGAGGCACCAATCTTGCACAGTGGTGGGGCCTTTTGCTGTCATCTTTGGTGGAGAGACTTTATCGACCGGCAGGGATACCATTTGCAATGATCTTTACATCCATGATACAA GGTCTTCGCCAGCAAACTGGTTTCACTTCTCTTGCTCCAACCGGGGCCAGAAGAGAGTTGGCCACTGCACCTGCCTCTGCAATGACAAGCTCTACCTCATCGGAGggtttggggctgatggaaagacGCCCTGCCCAGAGATCTGCAGCTTGGAGTTCGCTCTGTGA
- the KLHDC9 gene encoding kelch domain-containing protein 9 isoform X1, which translates to MLPPFLFTRGRAPFLNLFLVKPGMAATGRSWEWRPVVCSDLLGRAFHSCNVVQGKLLIFGGLKSQETQEPPLGDVVAFDPSLQTVKRMAPECEHRRSHHEAVVLSDRFLCVVGGWDGSRRVSDVCCFDAERGQWERWAAGPSNQAPVGLSSHTCTKLTDHEARVVGREGGLRTQRRYASIFTLHLNPASKTYWYKEEESRTASRAGHSAMLLRETTPSGKSSGYNLVVFGGRDSADFDIAGHWGKSKIHVDSVHAPGLTENLSRLVSTEKGSRQGPKGLRHQSCTVVGPFAVIFGGETLSTGRDTICNDLYIHDTRSSPANWFHFSCSNRGQKRVGHCTCLCNDKLYLIGGFGADGKTPCPEICSLEFAL; encoded by the exons ATGCTTCCACCCTTCCTATTTACCAGAGGAAGGGCACCCTTTCTTAACCTGTTCCTG GTCAAACCTGGTATGGCAGCCACCGGCCGCAGCTGGGAGTGGAGGCCAGTGGTGTGCAGTGACCTCCTCGGCCGTGCATTCCACTCGTGCAATGTGGTGCAGGGCAAGCTCCTCATCTTTGGGGGCCTGAAGTCGCAGGAGACCCAGGAGCCGCCCCTTGGGGATGTGGTGGCCTTCGACCCCTCACTCCAGACGGTCAAAAGGATGGCTCCCGAATGCGAGCACCGCCGGAGCCACCATGAAGCTGTGGTTCTGTCTGACCGCTTCCTGTGCGTGGTGGGGGGCTGGGACGGCTCCCGCCGGGTCTCTGACGTGTGCTGCTTTGATGCCGAACGGGGGCAGTGGGAACGCTGGGCTGCGGGGCCCTCCAACCAGGCCCCCGTGGGGCTCAGCAGCCACACTTGCACTAAGCTCACGGACCATGAGGCACGGGTGGTGGGCCGCGAGGGCGGGCTGCGAACTCAGCGGCGCTACGCCAGCATCTTCACGTTGCATCTCAACCCTGCCAGCAAGACCTACTG GTACAAAGAAGAGGAATCGCGCACGGCCTCCCGGGCCGGCCATTCTGCCATGCTGCTGCGCGAAACCACCCCAAGCGGGAAGAGCAGTGGCTACAACCTGGTGGTCTTTGGAGGGCGTGACTCTGCTGACTTCGACATAGCTGGACACTGGGGGAAAAGCAAAATCCAT GTTGATTCTGTCCATGCTCCTGGGCTGACAGAGAATCTCTCTCGCTTGGTCAGCACTGAAAAGGGATCCCGGCAGGGTCCCAAGGGCCTGAGGCACCAATCTTGCACAGTGGTGGGGCCTTTTGCTGTCATCTTTGGTGGAGAGACTTTATCGACCGGCAGGGATACCATTTGCAATGATCTTTACATCCATGATACAA GGTCTTCGCCAGCAAACTGGTTTCACTTCTCTTGCTCCAACCGGGGCCAGAAGAGAGTTGGCCACTGCACCTGCCTCTGCAATGACAAGCTCTACCTCATCGGAGggtttggggctgatggaaagacGCCCTGCCCAGAGATCTGCAGCTTGGAGTTCGCTCTGTGA
- the KLHDC9 gene encoding kelch domain-containing protein 9 isoform X3, producing MAATGRSWEWRPVVCSDLLGRAFHSCNVVQGKLLIFGGLKSQETQEPPLGDVVAFDPSLQTVKRMAPECEHRRSHHEAVVLSDRFLCVVGGWDGSRRVSDVCCFDAERGQWERWAAGPSNQAPVGLSSHTCTKLTDHEARVVGREGGLRTQRRYASIFTLHLNPASKTYWYKEEESRTASRAGHSAMLLRETTPSGKSSGYNLVVFGGRDSADFDIAGHWGKSKIHVDSVHAPGLTENLSRLVSTEKGSRQGPKGLRHQSCTVVGPFAVIFGGETLSTGRDTICNDLYIHDTRSSPANWFHFSCSNRGQKRVGHCTCLCNDKLYLIGGFGADGKTPCPEICSLEFAL from the exons ATGGCAGCCACCGGCCGCAGCTGGGAGTGGAGGCCAGTGGTGTGCAGTGACCTCCTCGGCCGTGCATTCCACTCGTGCAATGTGGTGCAGGGCAAGCTCCTCATCTTTGGGGGCCTGAAGTCGCAGGAGACCCAGGAGCCGCCCCTTGGGGATGTGGTGGCCTTCGACCCCTCACTCCAGACGGTCAAAAGGATGGCTCCCGAATGCGAGCACCGCCGGAGCCACCATGAAGCTGTGGTTCTGTCTGACCGCTTCCTGTGCGTGGTGGGGGGCTGGGACGGCTCCCGCCGGGTCTCTGACGTGTGCTGCTTTGATGCCGAACGGGGGCAGTGGGAACGCTGGGCTGCGGGGCCCTCCAACCAGGCCCCCGTGGGGCTCAGCAGCCACACTTGCACTAAGCTCACGGACCATGAGGCACGGGTGGTGGGCCGCGAGGGCGGGCTGCGAACTCAGCGGCGCTACGCCAGCATCTTCACGTTGCATCTCAACCCTGCCAGCAAGACCTACTG GTACAAAGAAGAGGAATCGCGCACGGCCTCCCGGGCCGGCCATTCTGCCATGCTGCTGCGCGAAACCACCCCAAGCGGGAAGAGCAGTGGCTACAACCTGGTGGTCTTTGGAGGGCGTGACTCTGCTGACTTCGACATAGCTGGACACTGGGGGAAAAGCAAAATCCAT GTTGATTCTGTCCATGCTCCTGGGCTGACAGAGAATCTCTCTCGCTTGGTCAGCACTGAAAAGGGATCCCGGCAGGGTCCCAAGGGCCTGAGGCACCAATCTTGCACAGTGGTGGGGCCTTTTGCTGTCATCTTTGGTGGAGAGACTTTATCGACCGGCAGGGATACCATTTGCAATGATCTTTACATCCATGATACAA GGTCTTCGCCAGCAAACTGGTTTCACTTCTCTTGCTCCAACCGGGGCCAGAAGAGAGTTGGCCACTGCACCTGCCTCTGCAATGACAAGCTCTACCTCATCGGAGggtttggggctgatggaaagacGCCCTGCCCAGAGATCTGCAGCTTGGAGTTCGCTCTGTGA
- the PFDN2 gene encoding prefoldin subunit 2 — MAESGKTKSGPAAPPSGVGAASSAGGAGKAMTAEQVVAGFNRLRQEQRGLASKAAELEMELNEHKLVIETLREVDPTRKCYRMVGGVLVERTVKEVLPALENNKEQINKIIETLTQQLQTKGRELNEFREKHNIRLMGEDDQKAPSKDSAEGSGGKASSTGVLVS; from the exons ATGGCGGAGAGCGGCAAGACGAAAAGTGGCCCGGCGGCTCCTCCCAGCGGCGTTGGCGCTGCTTCTTCGGCTGGGGGCGCCGGCAAGGCCATGACGGCGGAGCAG GTGGTAGCTGGATTTAACCGTCTGCGTCAGGAGCAGCGAGGTCTAGCCTCAAAGGCAGCTGAGCTGGAGATGGAGCTGAATGAGCACAA GCTGGTAATTGAAACACTCCGAGAAGTGGACCCTACTAGGAAATGTTACCGGATGGTGGGAGGTGTGTTGGTAGAACGCACTGTGAAAGAAGTTCTCCCAGCCTTGGAAAATAACAAAGAGCAG ATCAACAAGATCATAGAGACcttgacccagcagctgcagacgAAAGGGCGGGAGCTGAACGAGTTCCGGGAAAAACACAACATCCGCCTGATGGGCGAGGACGACCAGAAGGCTCCCTCCAAGGACAGCGCTGAGGGGTCAGGCGGCAAGGCCAGCTCCACAGGGGTCCTCGTTTCCTAG